One genomic segment of Candidatus Woesearchaeota archaeon includes these proteins:
- a CDS encoding zinc-ribbon domain-containing protein codes for MQIPQQVGCSFCGNELEEKATYCDECGMDIEKEEKE; via the coding sequence ATGCAAATCCCCCAACAAGTAGGATGTTCCTTTTGTGGCAATGAGCTCGAGGAAAAGGCAACGTACTGCGACGAATGTGGAATGGATATTGAGAAAGAAGAGAAAGAATAA